The Cololabis saira isolate AMF1-May2022 chromosome 23, fColSai1.1, whole genome shotgun sequence genomic sequence CATAAACCGTAATGCTGATGGAAATGCTTGCGTCCTCGACCAGTTGAGCACGTCAAATTCTGGTGATTAGGATGTGAACCAGCAGTTGTGGGAGGATATAAAGAACCAAAAAGAAATCTTAAcaactttttttgtttgcttttagtATCAACTTCGGTTTATCGATAATAAATTAACTGAGGTTGTTCCTAGATTTGGTTGATTAACACAATACAGTGAAAGGTTAATCATAAAATCAGCTGATATAACCACCTCCTTGGTCAAGAGGTTTCACCCTTGCAAGTACTCAGTCCTTTTAGAGCGGGGGTTCGTAGTGCTCAACATTTTGGACTATTTTCCAGTTCTCTTTCCCAGATGCCTTGAAAATAAGAACGTAGCACCCTCCCAGGTAATCCACCAGGCGGCAGATACTGAGTTTAAACCAACAGAAACAGAGCAGATCGCAGCAAACACGCACTGGCCATCCGGCATGCTGAGAAGCATGTCTGCAGACCCGGAAGCTGCATTTTCCTGGTGGGCCGATGCACTATTTGGGCTgggttgtttattttatacatctaTTGGTCCCACCACCCCATAGAACTTGCATATTGGTGGCCCAATTGGCACTGAGTTGGCCCATTCAGATGCTTAAACACTAGCCCTTTTGGTTTTTGGACCTCAGCCTGCATAATACATTTGTCGATGCAGGTATTTATCAAAACTGAGATGGAGGGAAAACGGAAAGGACGCGCGGAGAAAATACgggcaaaaacaaaagacagtCCAAGTAGACGCTGTCAGATGTGCAGAACTAACTGATATGTTTGCCACAGCAGGACCTTcatcagatgatgatgatgacggtgGCCGCAGCTCTGAATCAGAGGAGAATGTAGAACCTGTTATAAACCACACTACTGAAAAACTACAGGGAACAGGAAACCCAGTAATTTGAGCTGCACAAGGCAGTGTGTGATAAACAAACTGTTTACAAACTATTATTGATTGGCCGACACGTAAATAAACTGCTGTTTGACAGTTGGCCTCATTACATTGATGAATTTCAGTGAGATCATTTAATAATGATGTCAGTGTTGCCGCCATAAGCTTCTCTGTTAAACAAAGAAACACATGGAGGATGAATTCTGCTTTAAGAGTCATTACTTTGGTGGATTGTAAGTTTAGATTTTTATTGATAAATTACACTTATAGTAGTATTGAATGTGTCCACTCTCAATGATCCCCCAAATGAGTTGATATACATATTCAAGGGCACATAAAGATGGGCTGTGTGCATGAAGGGTGGTGTTTTGTTCCAGTCCACCCCTTGGATCCCAGGtcaaactttcttttttataaatcttCCCTTGCCCTCTGCATGATATAACTTTTGTCAAACTCAATAATTCAGTCTCAGAGAAAAAATTCAACACTCTCAAATTcagattaatttaattttgtaATCAATCTTGTAAAAGTTGCCCAACTAAAATAAAGGGAAACGTATCAAAAAAAGGTGGTTTATTTTATGcttcttcaaaaataaaactcttttcAAGTGATATAAGTAAAGCAAAAGAGGCAACTGAtttactttcagcttttgtttttgtttatcagactttattcataatttttgtaacatttttgtttgtagAATTACTGTTTTATTGTATCGTTGATGAGAAAGGTCAGACTGACATAATGGTTCCACTCAGGAGATCTTGTCGCCATCAAGTGGCAGCTCTGGGAAATTACAAGACAACCAGCTCCACACTCCTGCTTTATTGACCTAGATCTAGAACTGTGCCAAAAATCCAGAGGTCACTTGTGAGGACATTAAACTCTGCTTCAAGTCAAACTTGACACTGGTAAGTCTGCACGTTCTCATTGTTGTGGCTGTTGCTTCCTAAGATTTGATTAATTTCCTGCTGGGAAACATCTAACTTCTAAAGCTATCGAGGCAGGCAGGTGATCATAGCCAGGACTATGATCACTACGAGAGCTGACtgggatttttattttcttgcagcATGAAACAACTCTTCTAAAACCTCAAATAATCTGATGAAAAGTAAAAGGAATATTACTTCAAAGAAGAGGTAGACCGTAGGTCCTCGATATACCATTCTGGTTTGCATCCATGTCACGTTTCTCGCAACTAACACGTTTTAATGGTACTTGGTTTACATAAAATTACAGAAAAAAGATTAAGTTAAAAGACCTAAGGTCTTAACTAGCAGTTATTTTTATACAGTTTTCGTTCCCATGCATGAATAAAACGATCTAAGTTTGGCTTAGGCATAGGCttaacaataaaaatgtattgtgATGCAGTTCAGTCATcacattcattttaattttcctGCAATCATATTCTGTTCTAACTCAAGATTACCATCAAATGAATAGTCAAATTTTCATTCAGAAGTTGCATTTTTTGAGTGCGGTTAGGGCAAATCTACTTTTTCGCAGCACTGTACTTGATTCTTCGTAACTAAAACCGTTCATGGGTTAATATTGCAACATGCAAGTTAGGTTTTGTTTCATCTCAGGTGAAGCGAAACTGAAACAAGTAGCATTTCATTCTGTTCCTTGTGAGTTGAAAGAGACCCTAGGTCTGGGTTGCAAAAATCAAGTAGGGCGTACTCTCAAGTCATTCATTTTAGTGTAATATTAAACAGAAAGTTTCATAAGTTTTATGGACTACGAGACTGGTTTAATAGCTTAAGGATAAAACAATGGATGAATATAGAAGGAAAACCTGTATTGAAAGTCTACACTTTAATTTCTCCTACATTTCATCCTGCATGTGGTCATTATCTCGTAATACCAGTATTCAAATGTTGTTACCAGACAGTTACCAGATAACAGGGTGGGTGCGTTTATTTTGAATAGACTTGGCCTTTTATGCTAACGTCATCAGTCCGTGTTGCGCTGCATATTTTTCAAGGAAGTAACTGCAGTCTTATGGGGATAAGGGGATCAGGTAAGACATATTTAGGAAAACATGTTATACTTCAGTGTCCTTATGTGTGCAGGTATAACAACTGATTCATTCTGACttcaaatgttaaaaatgtcaaaGACCCAAATTTTATAAAAGCTACATTCACTGGTAAGCTCAAACTTGTGACCTCAGCATTAATTGGGTCTCATTAGAGATGAaatctcttcctttttttcatttttatttttattttgtcgatTGGGGTTTCGAGAACCTTCACCGCCGATGAAAGCAGTGGAAGCAGGATGTATGTGAAGATCTCAGTCTGTTACATCTTCTTGTTTTAAAATGAGACCAACCTCAAAGACCCATGAACTATCAAGAGACATAGACAGGGGAAATAAAAACTCCTATCAAGGAACTATATGAACATATTTCATACTCTATGTTTGTTGCTACTGTTTCTTTGTATAAGGAACTGTATCAGTGGTGTGACATCAATATCAAGAGTCCAAGACATCATCATCAGAGCAGATCATGACTACTGCAAATGTATAACGTAGGTGTGTCATAGCATTTGAACAGTAGAATTCACACATAGATTGGACATGTACGCAAATTATCTCAGTAGGCAAATGACTTACTTTCCATGAAGGTGCCTATTTTGATTATTGATTTTCTTGCGGGAAATCATACTGAAATAAAATCTTACGTAAGATCAGTCAGAGGTCTTCAAAGTTTTCTTCAAGGAAgaagtttttagtttagttaacTTGGTATCATATGAAACAGCTTTGCACAGAAGCTATAAAACCTAACCAGTATAGAAGTATGAATACTGGGGTGAGATGCTCCAAGGCAACTCACTCACTGTGTAACAGGTGTATAGAAATATCACTTCACCAATAATCCATCCTCTATTTCTGTTTAAgtttggtttatttcttttttatatattaatattGTAGCAAACCCAtttggtttttgtgtttgctgttttgttttacGGGTTAAGTAAATCTCCAATTTATATGCATTTGACAGTATTTCCTTATGTATACATTTCATTATTTGGGTTGCTTTGAGAAAACTTAATTTCTTCTGCTTttgtgtgtacatttgtgatcgtTATGGAGCATGTGTTTTCGTTTTATAgtgagattttattttgaaaggcagtgttttattttggaaaTAGCTATTTATTACTTCCTTCCTGTGTTGCATTGTTGTGAATGAGCTCGCGGTAAAGGCAGTAAAAGTTTAGGAAAAGGGGaaataaggaaataaaacaGTGACAGCAAAAGAGATTCGCATATTTTGCTTACCCCTCCCGAGGAAACACAAGGTTGGTGTGTTTTTGCGTTTATGAAGTTAACTTTTGCAAGTCTGTTTATTGCTTTGTAAAATGgaaacatacatgtttttgttttctttgttttacaaGTTCTCACGTTGGTTTATGGAGCTGATTTTGCTGGAACAGCAACACATATGAAAACCATCAGTCAAGTCTCTCACCATCTTTCGGAGGGTATGCTACAAATATGTTTATTATGCGTATTTATAATtatggaaggtttttttttcctagtAAATGTTTTGGTTTTCTGTGATGTCAGTTCCTGTGAATTCACACATTCccagtagatttttttttatatgcatACTTCATATACCTATTaagatatattttattttgtcttcaGTTTTCTTTAGGTTTATTTTCTGTGGCCGCAGGGTTGGCTGGACCAGTTTAAGTGGGAATCCACAATGGCATCTCCTACAGAAGATCTCTGGAACACCTTAATGGACCTGACGGACGAGGACTTCAAACGTTTCAAGTGGTTTCTAAAGGAGAGTGACGCCAACAGCGGTTTCTCAGCCATCCCTGTTGCCCAGCTGGAGCGGGCCGACCGGCAAGACACCGTAGATCTGATGGTGCAGAAATACAGCTGCTCTGGAGCGCTGCTGAAATCCACCAGAATATTAGAAAAGATCAACAGGAACGATCTGGCCCAGCGTTTAACAAACATTACCTCTAGAGAGAGAGGCAAGTCCATGAAACACGAAAATATGACTGAAAGCAAAGGCTtaaatcatttcatttcatttccagCACTAATTTCACTAAGACTGACCAAATTATGTCTTTCTTGTCTTTGATCTAGAGTGCCAGGACCGTGACAATTTCAGATATGAGACAAACAAGGCCAAAGTGGCAGAGATAAAAGCTCAAATTAAGCTCATGATACAGGAGAGACGGATAAAGATCTGTGAAATCCAGCGTTCGGCGGGGATAAGCAGGAGATCTGCAGACCGGCAGACAGCAGACAGTGTGCGAGTCTTTGCTGTTTTGCAACAGTCTGTTGAGAGAAGTTTGGCCAATCTCATCGAGGAGATGGAGAAAAAGCAGAAAACGACACAGAAACAGGCAGACGATGTGGTCCAAATGCtgaagcaagacatttctgaGCTGACCAAGAGAGAAGCCGAGTTGGAGCACCTACATAAACCACATGACGACTTATTTTTCCAAAACCTCTCCTACACCACAAAGAATTGGTCAGAAACCAGTATTCCTCAGCCATCATATGGAAGTAGTGTTATGATCATTGTGGATGAACTGAGGAAAAAAGTGGAGGAAGAGACGGAGATGCTCCTCACTAAGGCCAAGCTGAAC encodes the following:
- the LOC133424364 gene encoding pyrin-like — encoded protein: MASPTEDLWNTLMDLTDEDFKRFKWFLKESDANSGFSAIPVAQLERADRQDTVDLMVQKYSCSGALLKSTRILEKINRNDLAQRLTNITSRERECQDRDNFRYETNKAKVAEIKAQIKLMIQERRIKICEIQRSAGISRRSADRQTADSVRVFAVLQQSVERSLANLIEEMEKKQKTTQKQADDVVQMLKQDISELTKREAELEHLHKPHDDLFFQNLSYTTKNWSETSIPQPSYGSSVMIIVDELRKKVEEETEMLLTKAKLNRIQQFAVDVTLDPDTAHASLILSDNRKQVHCGDKQQNLPDNPGRFNSAANVLGKQSFSSGKFYFEVQVKGKTGWDLGVVKESIDRKGSITASPESGHWTICLRKGDKYKAHALNLSVNTPPSKVGVFVDYEKGSVFFYNTDSAEVIHRFTNCSFREKLYPFFSPSVPYNGLNSTPLIICPVAYTD